DNA from Comamonas serinivorans:
ATTCAGGAACTCAGCTGCGTGAGGAATACTCCACACCGTGAAGCCGCCAGACCGGTGCGCCGCCCTTGTGTCGGCCGCGCCTTTGGCTTTGAATGGCCCTGTTACACCTCGTCGCCCTGAATCCGCCCGCCGCCCGCCATGTCACGTCCTGCCTCGCAACGCCTGAAGATCGGCCTCTCGGCCTGCTTTCAACACGCCGACCCGGAGCGCCCCCTGTTCAAGGGCAAGACGCTTCAATACGTGGAGCAGTCGATCGCGCACTGGCTGATGTCCGCCGGCGCCATGGTGGTGATGGTGCCCTGCCCCACGGGTGAAACCGCGCGCGGCGACGTGTCGCTGGCCCACTACGCCGACTGGCTGGACGGCGTCGTCATGCACGGCGGGGCCGACGTGTGGCCCGGCAGCTATGGCGAGGAGCCGCTGCAGGCGGCCTGGATGGGCGACCGCGTGCGCGACCTGTACGACCTGGCCGTGGTCGAAGCCTTCGCCCAGGCCGGCAAGCCCATCTTCGGCGTCTGCCGCGGGCTTCAGCTCATCAACGTGGCGTTTGGCGGCACGCTGTACCAGGACATCAGCACCCAGGTGCCCGGCGCCCTGGTGCACCGCAACGCCGAGACCTATGACCACCACTTCCACGACATCGACCTGGTGCGCGGCTCGCACCTGTCGCTGCTGTACCCGGGTGTGGCGCGGGCACGCGTCAACAGCATCCACCACCAGGGCATCAAGCAGGTGGCGCCCGACTTTTCGGTGGAGGCCTGGAGCGTGCCCGATCAGATTCCCGAAGCGATCCGGCGCCGCTTCATCCGTGGCCAGGCCTTCATCGCCGCCACCCAGTGGCACCCCGAGTTCGGCTCCATCAGCGAACCCACCCTGGACCCCAACCCCATCCTGCGCGACTTCCTCAACGCCTGCGAACGGGCCAAGAACCGCCCGCTGCGTGGTCACTCGCCGTTCCGCATCCGCGACCGCGCCGCACGGCTGCTGCGCCACGCCCTGCTGCGTCGGCGCTGACCATCGCTTGCCGTGGCGGCCACGGCACCCGACGACGCCGCATGGTCGGCGCATGGTCGGCGCGCCGCGTGACCGAATTTCGGCACCACATCTGCGAGAATCGCGGCCTATGTTCACAGGCATCATCACCGCAGTGGGGCGCATCACCGCCGTCCATGACCTCGGCGCCAGCGCGGCGCATGGCAAACGCCTCACCATCGAGACGCCGCCGGACTACCTCGCCGACGTGGGGCTGGGCGACAGCATCGCCCTCAACGGCGCCTGCATGACGGTGACCAGCTTCGACGCCGACCAAGCCCGGTTCACGGTCGACATCTCCCTCGAGTCGCTGTCGCGCACCACGGGGCTGGACCAGCCCGGTGCCGTCAACCTCGAAAAAGCACTGCGCGCCAACGACCGCCTGGGCGGCCACATCGTCAGCGGCCACGTGGACGGCATGGGCGAGGTGGCGCACTTCGCGCCGGTGGGCGAAAGCTGGGACCTGCGCATCGTGGCGCCGGTCGCGCTGGCCCGCTTCCTGGCCTACAAGGGCTCCATCGTCGTGAATGGCGCCAGCCTCACGGTGAATGCGGTGCGCGACCTGGACGACGGCTGCGAGGTGCAGATCAACCTCATCCCCCACACCGTGCAGCACACCCAGCTGGGCACCTTGAAGGCCGGCAGCCGCGTGAACCTCGAAATCGACACCGTGGCGCGCTATGTCGAGCGCATGCTGCAGGTGGCCCCCGAACTCGCGCGCCCGGCCGCCCCGCAGGCCTGAGCGTCACCCACCGTCCGCCAGCCGGCCGCCCCCATGCCTTGATCCACCGGGCCTGATGCCTCCCGATGTCGCAAGGCGCGGGCCCGCTTACCTCCTCGTTCCCTGGACCCCCATGAGCACTTCAGCCATCCAACCCGTCGCCATTTCGCCCATCGAAGACATCGTCGCCGAGCTCAAGGCCGGCCGCATGGTGGTGCTGGTGGACGAGGAAGACCGCGAGAACGAAGGCGACTTGATGCTGGCCGCCGACCACGTCACGCCCGAAGCGATCAACTTCATGGCCAAGTTCGGCCGCGGCCTGATCTGCCTCACGCTTTCGGGCGAGCGCTGCGACCAGCTCGGCCTGCTGCCCATGACGGCCAACAACGGCACGCAGTTCTCGACCAATTTCACGGTGTCCATCGAGGCCGCCGAAGGCGTGACCACCGGCATCTCGGCCGCCGACCGCGCGCTCACCATCCAGGTCGCGGTCGATGCCAAGCGCGGCCGCGAAGCCATCGTCCAGCCCGGCCACGTGTTCCCCATCCGCGCCGTGAAGGGCGGCGTGCTGATGCGCGCCGGCCACACCGAAGCCGGTTGCGACCTAGCCGCCATGGCAGGCTGCAGCCCCGCCTCGGTGATCTGCGAAATCATGAAGGAAGACGGCACCATGGCCCGTCTGCCCGACCTGCAGCTGTTCGCGGCCGAGCATGGCCTCAAGATCGGGACCATCGCCTCGCTGATCGAATTCCGCAGCCGCACCGAATCGCTGATCCAGCAGGTCAGCACGCGGCCGCTGACCACGCCGTGGGGCGAGTTCACCGCCCACGCCTACCGCGACACGCCCAGCGGCTCGGTGCACCTGGCGCTGGTCAAGGGCCAATGGCAGCCCGAGCAGGACGTGCCCGTGCGCGTGCACGAACCGTTGTCGGTGCTCGACGCGCTCGAGGTCAACCGCGCCATGCATTCGTGGGGCCTGGACACCAGCCTGCAGCACATCGCCCGGCATGGCTTCGGCGTGGCTGTGCTGCTGAACTGCGGCGAATCGGGCGAACAGCTGCTGGCCCAGTTCGCCGGCCAGTCGCAGACCGCCCATGCCCCCGCCCGTGGGCGCATGGACCTGCGCACCTACGGCGTGGGCGCCCAGATCCTGCGCGACTGCGGCGTGCAGCGCATGCAGCTCATGGGCACGCCGCGCCGCCTGCCCAGCATGACCGGCTACGGCCTGGAAGTGACGGGCTACATCGCCAAAGAATGAGGG
Protein-coding regions in this window:
- a CDS encoding gamma-glutamyl-gamma-aminobutyrate hydrolase family protein, whose product is MSRPASQRLKIGLSACFQHADPERPLFKGKTLQYVEQSIAHWLMSAGAMVVMVPCPTGETARGDVSLAHYADWLDGVVMHGGADVWPGSYGEEPLQAAWMGDRVRDLYDLAVVEAFAQAGKPIFGVCRGLQLINVAFGGTLYQDISTQVPGALVHRNAETYDHHFHDIDLVRGSHLSLLYPGVARARVNSIHHQGIKQVAPDFSVEAWSVPDQIPEAIRRRFIRGQAFIAATQWHPEFGSISEPTLDPNPILRDFLNACERAKNRPLRGHSPFRIRDRAARLLRHALLRRR
- a CDS encoding riboflavin synthase gives rise to the protein MFTGIITAVGRITAVHDLGASAAHGKRLTIETPPDYLADVGLGDSIALNGACMTVTSFDADQARFTVDISLESLSRTTGLDQPGAVNLEKALRANDRLGGHIVSGHVDGMGEVAHFAPVGESWDLRIVAPVALARFLAYKGSIVVNGASLTVNAVRDLDDGCEVQINLIPHTVQHTQLGTLKAGSRVNLEIDTVARYVERMLQVAPELARPAAPQA
- the ribBA gene encoding bifunctional 3,4-dihydroxy-2-butanone-4-phosphate synthase/GTP cyclohydrolase II — encoded protein: MSTSAIQPVAISPIEDIVAELKAGRMVVLVDEEDRENEGDLMLAADHVTPEAINFMAKFGRGLICLTLSGERCDQLGLLPMTANNGTQFSTNFTVSIEAAEGVTTGISAADRALTIQVAVDAKRGREAIVQPGHVFPIRAVKGGVLMRAGHTEAGCDLAAMAGCSPASVICEIMKEDGTMARLPDLQLFAAEHGLKIGTIASLIEFRSRTESLIQQVSTRPLTTPWGEFTAHAYRDTPSGSVHLALVKGQWQPEQDVPVRVHEPLSVLDALEVNRAMHSWGLDTSLQHIARHGFGVAVLLNCGESGEQLLAQFAGQSQTAHAPARGRMDLRTYGVGAQILRDCGVQRMQLMGTPRRLPSMTGYGLEVTGYIAKE